GAGTCTCACCGTGCGTGATGGCCGATTCGGGCCCACCCTGGAGTCATGAGCCCGAAGACCACCGAGAGCGGCGGTAGGACCGGCCAGCGGGAACGCGTGCTGACGCCCGCCCGGATCACGGTTCTGCTGCTCGCCGTCCTGGCCCTGATCTTCATCTTCGAGAACACCCGCGCCACCAAGATCCGCCTGCTGATCCCCGAGGTCACCATGCCGCTGTGGATGGCGCTGCTCGGCACGGCGGTCATCGGTGCCCTGTGCGGGTGGTATTTCATGCGACGGCGCCGTTAGGCCGGAACTAAGGTGACGGGATGCCGCACACCGCATCCCGCTACCTCGCCGAGAGCCCCCGCGTGGGCATCCGTCACTTCACGTACGACGACGGAGCCGAGTTCACCGAGCGGGTCAGGGAGAGCAAGGACCTGCACCAGCCCTGGCTGTTCCCGCCGGCGAGCGGGGACGC
The nucleotide sequence above comes from Streptomyces sp. N50. Encoded proteins:
- a CDS encoding LapA family protein, with the translated sequence MSPKTTESGGRTGQRERVLTPARITVLLLAVLALIFIFENTRATKIRLLIPEVTMPLWMALLGTAVIGALCGWYFMRRRR